A window from Zingiber officinale cultivar Zhangliang chromosome 7A, Zo_v1.1, whole genome shotgun sequence encodes these proteins:
- the LOC122001635 gene encoding nuclear transport factor 2-like isoform X2: MASVYPAHVDAVQVGAFFLKNYYPILQQQPELVHQFYTELSSMVRFDGTATESATGMQIHHLVMCLNFKGIEIKSAHSLESWNGGVLVMVSGYVELEDYSSRRKFVQTFFLAPQEEGYFVLNDIFHFLEEEHIHQHPAALMPQGEFETDMKESSPASETVSVRDYTPGEVQAQDMAPPIHVEENATAEKYNTVEAPQQLSVSDERLDEPPQDSASYPVALETMREPSPPTAPEEPAGEPTKHTYASILLAKGQSGLPTHQLAVAKGSQITSERAHSTQPIPQQPQPAIISEKSGSESIEEVLLVEDEGDIKSVYVGNLPSSISISDLQQVFKHFGKLRPDGVSIRSRKESDVFYAFIEYEDVIGVQNALKASPVQLNGRLIHVEGRRPNSGISRGKRERGRGRGYPSEASRGRGGGRIFSRGSRPQDSERDYTSRSRGNGYPQRVQDTGY, from the exons ATGGCTTCTGTGTATCCGGCTCACGTCGATGCGGTCCAG GTTGGCGCTTTTTTTTTGAAGAATTACTACCCGATTCTTCAACAACAGCCAGAGCTAGTGCACCAGTTCTACACGGAATTGAGCTCCATGGTGCGATTTGATGGGACTGCAACAGAATCAGCAACCGGGATG CAAATTCATCATCTTGTCATGTGCCTGAATTTTAAGGGGATAGAGATTAAGTCAGCCCACTCCTTGGAGTCATGGAATGGTGGAGTTTTGGTGATGGTTTCTGGTTATGTGGAACTGGAAGACTATAGCTCTAGGAGGAAATTTGTTCAAACCTTTTTTCTTGCTCCCCAAGAGGAAGGATATTTTGTTCTCAATGACATTTTTCACTTCCTTGAAGAGGAACATATTCATCAGCACCCAGCAGCCCTCATGCCTCAAGGTGAATTTGAGACTGATATGAAGGAGTCCAGTCCTGCATCAGAAACAG TGTCAGTTCGTGACTACACTCCGGGAGAAGTTCAGGCTCAGGATATGGCACCTCCAATTCATGTGGAAGAAAATGCCACTGCTGAGAAATATAACACTGTTGAAGCACCACAGCAACTTTCAGTTTCTGACGAAAGATTAGATGAGCCTCCTCAAGATAGTGCTTCATACCCAGTTGCCTTGGAGACAATGAGAGAGCCGTCGCCTCCCACTGCTCCTGAAGAGCCTGCTGGAGAACCTACTAAGCACACATATGCCTCCATT CTTCTTGCTAAAGGCCAATCTGGTTTACCCACGCATCAACTGGCGGTTGCCAAGGGCTCTCAAATTACTTCAGAACGGGCTCATTCCACACAACCAATTCCCCAGCAACCACAGCCGGCTATCATTTCTGAGAAGTCTGGCTCTGAGTCAATTGAGGAGGTTTTACTAGTTGAAGATGAAG GCGATATAAAATCTGTCTATGTTGGCAATCTTCCTTCATCTATTTCAATTTCAGACCTTCAGCAAGTCTTCAAGCACTTTGGTAAATTAAGACCAGATGGTGTTTCTATTAGAAGCCGCAAG GAATCTGATGTTTTCTATGCTTTCATTGAATATGAAGATGTCATCGGTGTACAGAATGCACTTAAG GCATCTCCAGTGCAGCTAAATGGGAGGTTGATTCATGTTGAGGGAAGAAGACCTAATAGTGGTATTTCACGTGGAA agagagagagaggcagaGGCAGAGGATACCCCTCTGAGGCCTCAAGAGGGCGTGGTGGCGGCAGGATTTTCAGCCGGGGCAGCAGGCCTCAAGATAGCGAAAGGGACTATACGAGTCGGTCCAGAGGAAATGGTTATCCTCAACGAGTTCAAGACACGGGTTACTAG
- the LOC122001635 gene encoding nuclear transport factor 2-like isoform X1 yields MASVYPAHVDAVQVGAFFLKNYYPILQQQPELVHQFYTELSSMVRFDGTATESATGMVQIHHLVMCLNFKGIEIKSAHSLESWNGGVLVMVSGYVELEDYSSRRKFVQTFFLAPQEEGYFVLNDIFHFLEEEHIHQHPAALMPQGEFETDMKESSPASETVSVRDYTPGEVQAQDMAPPIHVEENATAEKYNTVEAPQQLSVSDERLDEPPQDSASYPVALETMREPSPPTAPEEPAGEPTKHTYASILLAKGQSGLPTHQLAVAKGSQITSERAHSTQPIPQQPQPAIISEKSGSESIEEVLLVEDEGDIKSVYVGNLPSSISISDLQQVFKHFGKLRPDGVSIRSRKESDVFYAFIEYEDVIGVQNALKASPVQLNGRLIHVEGRRPNSGISRGKRERGRGRGYPSEASRGRGGGRIFSRGSRPQDSERDYTSRSRGNGYPQRVQDTGY; encoded by the exons ATGGCTTCTGTGTATCCGGCTCACGTCGATGCGGTCCAG GTTGGCGCTTTTTTTTTGAAGAATTACTACCCGATTCTTCAACAACAGCCAGAGCTAGTGCACCAGTTCTACACGGAATTGAGCTCCATGGTGCGATTTGATGGGACTGCAACAGAATCAGCAACCGGGATGGTG CAAATTCATCATCTTGTCATGTGCCTGAATTTTAAGGGGATAGAGATTAAGTCAGCCCACTCCTTGGAGTCATGGAATGGTGGAGTTTTGGTGATGGTTTCTGGTTATGTGGAACTGGAAGACTATAGCTCTAGGAGGAAATTTGTTCAAACCTTTTTTCTTGCTCCCCAAGAGGAAGGATATTTTGTTCTCAATGACATTTTTCACTTCCTTGAAGAGGAACATATTCATCAGCACCCAGCAGCCCTCATGCCTCAAGGTGAATTTGAGACTGATATGAAGGAGTCCAGTCCTGCATCAGAAACAG TGTCAGTTCGTGACTACACTCCGGGAGAAGTTCAGGCTCAGGATATGGCACCTCCAATTCATGTGGAAGAAAATGCCACTGCTGAGAAATATAACACTGTTGAAGCACCACAGCAACTTTCAGTTTCTGACGAAAGATTAGATGAGCCTCCTCAAGATAGTGCTTCATACCCAGTTGCCTTGGAGACAATGAGAGAGCCGTCGCCTCCCACTGCTCCTGAAGAGCCTGCTGGAGAACCTACTAAGCACACATATGCCTCCATT CTTCTTGCTAAAGGCCAATCTGGTTTACCCACGCATCAACTGGCGGTTGCCAAGGGCTCTCAAATTACTTCAGAACGGGCTCATTCCACACAACCAATTCCCCAGCAACCACAGCCGGCTATCATTTCTGAGAAGTCTGGCTCTGAGTCAATTGAGGAGGTTTTACTAGTTGAAGATGAAG GCGATATAAAATCTGTCTATGTTGGCAATCTTCCTTCATCTATTTCAATTTCAGACCTTCAGCAAGTCTTCAAGCACTTTGGTAAATTAAGACCAGATGGTGTTTCTATTAGAAGCCGCAAG GAATCTGATGTTTTCTATGCTTTCATTGAATATGAAGATGTCATCGGTGTACAGAATGCACTTAAG GCATCTCCAGTGCAGCTAAATGGGAGGTTGATTCATGTTGAGGGAAGAAGACCTAATAGTGGTATTTCACGTGGAA agagagagagaggcagaGGCAGAGGATACCCCTCTGAGGCCTCAAGAGGGCGTGGTGGCGGCAGGATTTTCAGCCGGGGCAGCAGGCCTCAAGATAGCGAAAGGGACTATACGAGTCGGTCCAGAGGAAATGGTTATCCTCAACGAGTTCAAGACACGGGTTACTAG
- the LOC122001635 gene encoding nuclear transport factor 2-like isoform X3, protein MASVYPAHVDAVQVGAFFLKNYYPILQQQPELVHQFYTELSSMVRFDGTATESATGMVQIHHLVMCLNFKGIEIKSAHSLESWNGGVLVMVSGYVELEDYSSRRKFVQTFFLAPQEEGYFVLNDIFHFLEEEHIHQHPAALMPQGEFETDMKESSPASETVRDYTPGEVQAQDMAPPIHVEENATAEKYNTVEAPQQLSVSDERLDEPPQDSASYPVALETMREPSPPTAPEEPAGEPTKHTYASILLAKGQSGLPTHQLAVAKGSQITSERAHSTQPIPQQPQPAIISEKSGSESIEEVLLVEDEGDIKSVYVGNLPSSISISDLQQVFKHFGKLRPDGVSIRSRKESDVFYAFIEYEDVIGVQNALKASPVQLNGRLIHVEGRRPNSGISRGKRERGRGRGYPSEASRGRGGGRIFSRGSRPQDSERDYTSRSRGNGYPQRVQDTGY, encoded by the exons ATGGCTTCTGTGTATCCGGCTCACGTCGATGCGGTCCAG GTTGGCGCTTTTTTTTTGAAGAATTACTACCCGATTCTTCAACAACAGCCAGAGCTAGTGCACCAGTTCTACACGGAATTGAGCTCCATGGTGCGATTTGATGGGACTGCAACAGAATCAGCAACCGGGATGGTG CAAATTCATCATCTTGTCATGTGCCTGAATTTTAAGGGGATAGAGATTAAGTCAGCCCACTCCTTGGAGTCATGGAATGGTGGAGTTTTGGTGATGGTTTCTGGTTATGTGGAACTGGAAGACTATAGCTCTAGGAGGAAATTTGTTCAAACCTTTTTTCTTGCTCCCCAAGAGGAAGGATATTTTGTTCTCAATGACATTTTTCACTTCCTTGAAGAGGAACATATTCATCAGCACCCAGCAGCCCTCATGCCTCAAGGTGAATTTGAGACTGATATGAAGGAGTCCAGTCCTGCATCAGAAACAG TTCGTGACTACACTCCGGGAGAAGTTCAGGCTCAGGATATGGCACCTCCAATTCATGTGGAAGAAAATGCCACTGCTGAGAAATATAACACTGTTGAAGCACCACAGCAACTTTCAGTTTCTGACGAAAGATTAGATGAGCCTCCTCAAGATAGTGCTTCATACCCAGTTGCCTTGGAGACAATGAGAGAGCCGTCGCCTCCCACTGCTCCTGAAGAGCCTGCTGGAGAACCTACTAAGCACACATATGCCTCCATT CTTCTTGCTAAAGGCCAATCTGGTTTACCCACGCATCAACTGGCGGTTGCCAAGGGCTCTCAAATTACTTCAGAACGGGCTCATTCCACACAACCAATTCCCCAGCAACCACAGCCGGCTATCATTTCTGAGAAGTCTGGCTCTGAGTCAATTGAGGAGGTTTTACTAGTTGAAGATGAAG GCGATATAAAATCTGTCTATGTTGGCAATCTTCCTTCATCTATTTCAATTTCAGACCTTCAGCAAGTCTTCAAGCACTTTGGTAAATTAAGACCAGATGGTGTTTCTATTAGAAGCCGCAAG GAATCTGATGTTTTCTATGCTTTCATTGAATATGAAGATGTCATCGGTGTACAGAATGCACTTAAG GCATCTCCAGTGCAGCTAAATGGGAGGTTGATTCATGTTGAGGGAAGAAGACCTAATAGTGGTATTTCACGTGGAA agagagagagaggcagaGGCAGAGGATACCCCTCTGAGGCCTCAAGAGGGCGTGGTGGCGGCAGGATTTTCAGCCGGGGCAGCAGGCCTCAAGATAGCGAAAGGGACTATACGAGTCGGTCCAGAGGAAATGGTTATCCTCAACGAGTTCAAGACACGGGTTACTAG
- the LOC122001637 gene encoding plasmodesmata-located protein 3-like isoform X2 → MKVKVRVRLRVKAKAKAKATERAAGQEEEEPMARFLLHRPPPVPLPDSSGSFPLFTLSVAALLTVAFLPLPSVASADLFRLVYKGCSNQTVGGGSAALTALSSNLTSQADSSKFYQATASSVDSEPSFLGLFQCRGDLSASDCSACVARILPMWSSLCSSDSAAVRVQLTGCYTLYQVSGFPQVPGTELLYKECGSGSSGDDFEGRRDTAFAQLQSGVTGGGGFYATSYGSVYALAQCEGDLSASDCSDCVMQASQKSKAECGGAASGQVYLNKCYISYRYYANGVATNGDGGGESSVGVQVKQGRQ, encoded by the exons ATGAAAGTGAAAGTGAGGGTGAGACTGAGAGTGAAAGCGAAAGCTAAAGCTAAAGCTACAGAGAGGGCTGCagggcaagaggaagaagagccgATGGCCCGCTTTCTTCTCCACCGTCCTCCTCCTGTTCCGCTTCCAGACTCTTCCGGATCATTCCCGCTCTTCACGCTATCCGTTGCCGCGCTTCTCACCGTCGCCTTCCTCCCGCTTCCTTCCGTCGCCTCCGCCGACCTCTTCAGACTCGTCTACAAGGGCTGCTCCAATCAGACCGTCGGCGGCGGCTCCGCGGCGCTCACCGCTCTCTCCTCCAATCTGACTTCCCAGGCCGACTCATCCAAGTTCTACCAGGCCACTGCCTCCTCCGTCGACAGCGAGCCGTCTTTCCTCGGCCTGTTCCAGTGTCGCGGCGACCtctccgcctccgattgctccgCTTGCGTCGCCCGCATCCTCCCCATGTGGTCGTCTCTCTGCAGCTCCGACTCCGCCGCGGTCCGGGTTCAGCTCACTGGCTGCTACACCCTTTACCAGGTCTCGGGATTCCCCCAGGTCCCCGGTACCGAGTTGCTGTATAAAGAGTGCGGATCCGGGAGCAGCGGCGACGACTTCGAGGGCAGGCGAGACACGGCCTTCGCCCAGCTCCAGAGCGGCGTCACGGGCGGAGGAGGGTTCTACGCCACCAGCTACGGATCCGTGTATGCGCTGGCGCAGTGCGAGGGCGACCTCTCCGCCAGTGACTGCAGCGACTGCGTGATGCAGGCGAGCCAGAAGTCGAAGGCGGAGTGCGGCGGAGCCGCCTCCGGCCAGGTCTACCTCAACAAGTGCTACATCAGCTACAGGTACTACGCCAATGGCGTCGCCACCAACGGCGACGGCGGTGGCGAGAGCAGCGTTGGAG TTCAGGTCAAACAGGGAAGACAGTAG
- the LOC122001637 gene encoding plasmodesmata-located protein 3-like isoform X1 — MKVKVRVRLRVKAKAKAKATERAAGQEEEEPMARFLLHRPPPVPLPDSSGSFPLFTLSVAALLTVAFLPLPSVASADLFRLVYKGCSNQTVGGGSAALTALSSNLTSQADSSKFYQATASSVDSEPSFLGLFQCRGDLSASDCSACVARILPMWSSLCSSDSAAVRVQLTGCYTLYQVSGFPQVPGTELLYKECGSGSSGDDFEGRRDTAFAQLQSGVTGGGGFYATSYGSVYALAQCEGDLSASDCSDCVMQASQKSKAECGGAASGQVYLNKCYISYRYYANGVATNGDGGGESSVGGQTGKTVAIVVGATAGAGFLIICFLFARSVMKKKDNEW, encoded by the exons ATGAAAGTGAAAGTGAGGGTGAGACTGAGAGTGAAAGCGAAAGCTAAAGCTAAAGCTACAGAGAGGGCTGCagggcaagaggaagaagagccgATGGCCCGCTTTCTTCTCCACCGTCCTCCTCCTGTTCCGCTTCCAGACTCTTCCGGATCATTCCCGCTCTTCACGCTATCCGTTGCCGCGCTTCTCACCGTCGCCTTCCTCCCGCTTCCTTCCGTCGCCTCCGCCGACCTCTTCAGACTCGTCTACAAGGGCTGCTCCAATCAGACCGTCGGCGGCGGCTCCGCGGCGCTCACCGCTCTCTCCTCCAATCTGACTTCCCAGGCCGACTCATCCAAGTTCTACCAGGCCACTGCCTCCTCCGTCGACAGCGAGCCGTCTTTCCTCGGCCTGTTCCAGTGTCGCGGCGACCtctccgcctccgattgctccgCTTGCGTCGCCCGCATCCTCCCCATGTGGTCGTCTCTCTGCAGCTCCGACTCCGCCGCGGTCCGGGTTCAGCTCACTGGCTGCTACACCCTTTACCAGGTCTCGGGATTCCCCCAGGTCCCCGGTACCGAGTTGCTGTATAAAGAGTGCGGATCCGGGAGCAGCGGCGACGACTTCGAGGGCAGGCGAGACACGGCCTTCGCCCAGCTCCAGAGCGGCGTCACGGGCGGAGGAGGGTTCTACGCCACCAGCTACGGATCCGTGTATGCGCTGGCGCAGTGCGAGGGCGACCTCTCCGCCAGTGACTGCAGCGACTGCGTGATGCAGGCGAGCCAGAAGTCGAAGGCGGAGTGCGGCGGAGCCGCCTCCGGCCAGGTCTACCTCAACAAGTGCTACATCAGCTACAGGTACTACGCCAATGGCGTCGCCACCAACGGCGACGGCGGTGGCGAGAGCAGCGTTGGAG GTCAAACAGGGAAGACAGTAGCCATCGTCGTGGGAGCTACGGCAGGGGCGGGCTTCTTGATCATCTGCTTCTTGTTCGCTAGAAGTGTAATGAAAAAGAAGGATAACGAATGGTAA